The DNA sequence GGAGACGAGTTCGAGCACTCGGTGGAACGAGACGTCGGACAGTTTGCGTCCGGCCAGGTAGGCAACCTGTGCTTGGCGAACCAGAGTTGTGAACGTCGACGATTCATCGATGTCGATCGGCACGGGAATCAGACTGGTGAACCAACCGACCGCGCTGAACTCCGCGGGAGTCGTCCGTGTGCTCTTGGGCGTGATCGCCAGATATCGACGGTCGCCTGTGAATTCGTGCGCAGCGAGGCCGGCGACGGTGAGTACCGCCGCGATGAACCCTGCGCGACTGTCCCGGCAGATCCGGACCAGTGTCTTCGCGTCCTGTTCGTCGAACAATGTGACCGTCAGGTGTGCGCTCCGCGCGTTCTCTGTACTTTCCTGGCCGAGGTCCAGCGGAAAGGTCGGGAGGTGGCCACCATTGGCCTGGACGAGTTCGATCCATCGCTGCACAGGCGGGGAGTCCAGTGACAGCTGAGCCGATGCTGTTCGTTCCCGATGGCAGTAATCGATGTAGCTGCCGGGCGGAGCGAGATCGTTGTCGCGGCCGTGGCGCGCATTGTCATAGAGCGCAATGGCGTCCACAAGTGAGATCGCCTGTGAAATCGGGTCGGAGTGCAGGTGGTCGATGGCGGCATACATGGTGAACCCGCAGTCGTGTTCGATGGTGCCGAATGTGAAGCAATCCCACTCGAATGGGCCTGGCGTCTCACGTTGTACCAGTTCCCTTATCTCGTCAGGATCCCCGATGACATCGTGGTGATGCGGAATGAAATCGATTGTCGCGGGATCGATGACCCGACGGGCGACGGAGTCATCGGGTTCGATGGAGAACCAACTGAGGTGAGTATCGTGCCGCCGGAGAAAAGCGTTGACGGCCGCGGTCATGGCGGCGTGATCAAGCGCGTGATCTTGATCGAAGGTGCCGACATACAGCCGCGACGACCTGATCTGCGAGTTCTGCCGACATGCTGCAGTCCGCAGATACTCTTCCTGCTGGTGTGAGGGTGGCGTGGGGTGGATGGGCGCCTGCTGTGCCTGTGTGATCGATGCCAGTGACGCCGACCAAATGGTCACTCTGCCAGCGGGTGGCTTCCAATCATCGATGAGACCGAAATTGACCATGTCATCTCCTGGACGTCCTGGGCCGAAAACGCGGAGGCAATCAAAAGGCGCCGACAAATCTTGCCGACTGTAGTGCTGCGTTTTTGGCTCGAGACGTCGTATTGTCCGTAATGTCTACGCCCCCGAAGACAATTCGATGTCATTGTGCTCTGAGTGCCGAACAACGATGCGGCTCTCGTCGATGACGGTACAGATTCCCTGGTGGTCGGGCAACCGGAATGCTCAGAAACTATTGGGTGTGAACGATCCTTTTCATGCGAATGCATTTTCCAAAAGTGCCGATCTGTTCGCAATTGAACCCGTTGGGAATGTCGGGTCCGCTGCCATTCGGTCGGTATTCACGATGCGAAATTGCCTATTCCATTCACGGGTTAGTGCACAGTGTGTGGGTTGTCCACAGGCCGGTGGTGGTCGGTGTGTTCTGCGGTCTGTGGAGATGTGTCGGTTTGGGATGTTCTCGGTATGGATCAGTCAGGTGGGGGTGTGCGTCGTTCGCGGCGTGAGGTGGGTCAGTTGGGGGAGGACGCCGCGGCGGAGTATCTGGTGGGTTTGGGGTGGGCCGTGGTGCAGCGGAATTGGCGGTGCCGTTATGGGGAGTTGGATGTGATCGCGGTTGATGGTGATGCGTTGGTGGTGGTGGAGGTCAAGACGCGGACCGGGTCGTTGTACGGCGATGTGGCGGAGGCGGTGACGGTGGCCAAGTATCA is a window from the Williamsia sp. DF01-3 genome containing:
- a CDS encoding condensation domain-containing protein — encoded protein: MVNFGLIDDWKPPAGRVTIWSASLASITQAQQAPIHPTPPSHQQEEYLRTAACRQNSQIRSSRLYVGTFDQDHALDHAAMTAAVNAFLRRHDTHLSWFSIEPDDSVARRVIDPATIDFIPHHHDVIGDPDEIRELVQRETPGPFEWDCFTFGTIEHDCGFTMYAAIDHLHSDPISQAISLVDAIALYDNARHGRDNDLAPPGSYIDYCHRERTASAQLSLDSPPVQRWIELVQANGGHLPTFPLDLGQESTENARSAHLTVTLFDEQDAKTLVRICRDSRAGFIAAVLTVAGLAAHEFTGDRRYLAITPKSTRTTPAEFSAVGWFTSLIPVPIDIDESSTFTTLVRQAQVAYLAGRKLSDVSFHRVLELVSDEPDLGIRTEPGWSVPMVSIMDARRLPGVSEFESINARFYGNRGTSDEVYTWVNRFTDETSMSLLFPHTAQARASVDVYVDRVRQIFKTIISEGDYAPSPGVRQVTGWDHELRSRLPPRLLVPQKIRRGRLHGEHRGRLWPVVSSQCPCRWST
- a CDS encoding YraN family protein, which encodes MDQSGGGVRRSRREVGQLGEDAAAEYLVGLGWAVVQRNWRCRYGELDVIAVDGDALVVVEVKTRTGSLYGDVAEAVTVAKYQRMRRLAGVWLREQGRRWPVVRFDVVAVQIDSKDSVSISHLRGVF